In one window of Rickettsiales bacterium DNA:
- a CDS encoding HipA N-terminal domain-containing protein, translating to MANSQWGNVFISLPINNNYEDIFVGRLQEDPSGRYIFTYDESYLTSGNPHISYTLPLRREPYISEAGLHPFFDNLVAEGWFGSAQARSLGADKNNHFALLLGYGHDLA from the coding sequence TGTATTTATAAGCCTGCCTATCAATAACAATTATGAGGATATTTTTGTTGGGCGATTGCAGGAAGATCCAAGTGGAAGATATATATTTACCTACGACGAAAGTTACTTAACCTCCGGAAATCCTCATATTTCCTACACATTACCTTTACGCAGAGAACCTTACATTTCTGAGGCTGGCTTGCACCCTTTCTTTGACAATTTAGTTGCTGAAGGCTGGTTTGGTTCTGCTCAGGCGAGGTCTTTAGGTGCAGATAAAAATAATCATTTTGCCTTACTTCTTGGATATGGACACGATTTAGC